DNA from Tripterygium wilfordii isolate XIE 37 chromosome 4, ASM1340144v1, whole genome shotgun sequence:
TATGATCGATCATGCTTGAAGCTATGCGTGCTCACGCTCTTTCTGTCACCCACCATgcatatacatgtgtgtgtgtgtttatgtgtgtatgtgaatcgtaatttttctattttcgaTCTGTTGCATATCTGTGAAATATATATTAGGTAATCATATTTTAGGTCAAGCTAGCTATCTATATTAATTCTGTATTTGTGTTCATAATTAGCAGACtcaataattttctttaatttttcctaACTTTCTGAATCTGTGGTTCTCTCGGTATTGTTTATAAATTGTTATGATATATTTAgggtttcatatatatatatatatatatatatatgcttattcaTAACTTGGTTAGATAGTGAGGACTATGTCGGATCTTCTTTACTTAATTGAGTAAATATTCTTTGCCAATATGATTTGGGAGGCTGGTTGATCTAAGTATGTTGAATTACAAGCACATCACAAGAACTACtagcttaattaattaatttactaaTGTTTGATCTGCTTATATATATCTAGTTGAAAGGTACTGCAACTTCTCTATATATATTGTGCACATGTaataatcattattttttttatgtgctgCAGAAGATTATTTTTTATGCCTGCGATCCATTATGGCATCAAGGCTACCAGCACAGGAAAATATTGTCACAGGATACATGGCTCAGTGATGAGTTGTGTTTGGCTTTGTTGGAGGCTATCTACCTAGCTAAGTCTCCTTTTATTTCCTTGCCCTTTTTTTGCCTCTTGTGTTTGTTCTTGGTTTCTTCTTGTTTGTACTGTGTTCTCTCACCTGCTGTATTCTTCCCGTTTATGTGTTATATATATCtgtggcttataaaaaaaagattgtTTATGAATCAAGGGATATATATGGGTTGCTTCTATTGTGTAGAGACAAGTAGATCTACAAAAATTGGTTTCTGGGCTGCATAACTTCCGTCATATATTTTTGTCAAGACATAACAACCGAatggtatataagtaaagaCATTTCTCACACAAGGAGCATTTTCAAGGCCTAAGAACAATGACGACGACTCATTAACAACAAATCCATACATGTCCGTGTCTTAACGCGGACAATATCTATAACAGCCGGGTCTTTTGGACTTAGACATTTAGTTAGTTTTATTAACATACAAATATGGGTAATTAAGTTGGATAAGGGAGGacaattttgtaattttgtcAAGCAAAGTTAGAATATAAAGAAAATGGAAATGGATAAGAAAGGGGAATCACCGGCTCTTTCCCTGGAAGaagtaaaataaaacaaataaaccaAGCAACATAATGAAAAAGGTGGTAAAATGGATAAGTAGAAGAAATTGCTCTGCTGCTTTCGTAGAAGAAATGAGAAACAAAGAAGATGAGGGAGTGCGAAAGAAATGACTTTTGGGTCTTGGCAGATAAAGCAGAGATTAAACCCAGCTTCCTCCATCAGGTATACTACACGAGCTCTAGGAATTGTTTTAGTTATTCTTAGTTATGTCCAGATGCCTTCAAGGTTTCTCTTGAAATCTTTGATCTTAAGAACTGAATCTTAGTTGAGGAGTATTCGATCATGGCTTATTCGGTTACGAAATTGTGAAAGTATACACAGCCTTGAGTGGTTTAACAATTGTGGAAGTTAGTTTAATGGTTCCCAAGCATATACTCTGTACGTGATCTATGGATCATGAGGGGTTTAATTGAGGAATTCCTAAATTGGATTTTAGGTGAAGGGCAAGAATCGTATGCACGCTCAGAATGGATTTAGGGGCGCTTGGCACGATTTGGTTTAATGTGAGTCATATCTAAACTATTATTTTTCACTGAATGAATGTTTTCAATGGAAGTTTATGATTATTATTGGTATTTAAAGATAACTTTCTTATATACAAAAGATTTGCTTGAATACATGGTTTGGAAGAGTTTGAACACTTTTATTTTATGTGCTGGTTTATACTTGGTATTTGAACATTTTATGAAATGATTTAATATGAAATGTTTTTGGCCTATGAGACATTTATATTCAAGTATGACATTTTATGACGGAGCGAGTATGGGTTAAAGAGGTCTTGGGATCGTATTTACTGTATATATAGCCTTTGGAGCGTGCAGTAGCCTTTGGAGCGTGCCGTGAGTGTTTATGTTGTCTACGCGCGTATGACGATATTTATGAAATTGTACCCGCTCTGGTTTCTAATCTGTCAACCCAGATGCGTGAGATTGATATGAGTTGTCCATGGCCAAGAGATGGTATTTTAATGTATAATGTATGTTGAGAAACTTGAGATTACAGATAATTCTTTATATAGTGAATATGAGATATTTGATCTCATGGATTTTCAGGGAATATTCAATATCATGGTTTTCATTGGAATATGCAGTTTCATGAGTTTTTACTTTGTATTGGCAATGAAAGACttctatgtttgaaaatcatCGTGGCAGCACTATAACAGATTTCAGATGCTATACCTATATTTATCTGAGATTTCAGATCAGTTGTTTTTAACTTGTATCTTTCATTGGGCTAGAGAGCTCTCgcttttatgttttaaaatatattttcagatGGTTAACAATTTGAGGGTATTCCACACTTCTAGGAGTCAAGGAGCACCGCTTGTCGAGCTGTCCACATGGAGTCAATAGGATATTTGTAATGTATTTGTACATTTGTAAATTATGATGTAATTAGCAAAGTATGGAAATCCAAAGGTAGGTGTTACAATATCCTTAACGTGTTTGGGCATAGATTTTCAACAATTTTGAAAGACAAATTTTGAAGATTGTGACTTTTGTCTTCTTCGTGCATCGATCAAGAAATAAATACCCGGCCAATTAATAACTGGTTCTATGACTTGCTAATTTTCTATTATTGTAGCCTTCATTTTGGTGTCTATATATAGTAAAGACTAAAGATGAATAACTAAGGTATTGCTAATTTCATTTTGACAGACTACCTTAACACTTCGATCTATACACATGATCTTTCCTTGTTTTATTACCATCTTCCTTGTATTAGAAATCACATGATCACTATGCATGTCTTTCTTAACATTTCCAAAAATGGGTTACTGTGAAAATGAGTAAAGCCTGAgttaatttgtttatatttagGTCTGGcgtatcaaataaaaaaaaggttattAAGTTTATGCTATATAGAAATTAAACTGTTGGGGTTGAATTTTATGGTGAGAAAATCCTCAGTGATTTGTTCTACCATGCACTTTTGTTTGACTGACTTTTTAGGGGTGGATGATAAACGTACAGTTCTTCCATCACCAGTCACTATTTACTTCAAACATCTCAACATCATTCAAGTGATAGTGGAAGAActagatcatatatatatatatatatatacagcagTTTTCTTATATATGGATCAGATTTGTTCATGCATCTCTCCCACTACACACTATATTCTCCATTTGTGAAAGTGATCGTGGGACGTGGGTTCTTTATAATCTGGCATATCCCAAATCATGgtatataaaaatatacaaattacCCTTGGTAGAGTTAAGGAAAAATACTTCTAGAGAGAGGGCATTATCAAGGATACTTTTGCACAAACCAGTTGGGGATAAAGAATGAAGAATCCACAGGAGGAGGATACATATATAGTGACATTGCGCGTTGGAAGATCCTGCATGCTATATTTAATTTGTCATGCATTTTGTTAATTACTGGCTTTCTCTTACTTATGGTGGCAGTGGAAAAGCAACAAATGCTACTTGGATAGTCATTTCTTCCACTGAATTCTACTCTTCAGTCTTCATCGATTGATTTAGGTGAGAACTTGTGTGTGGCGGTGCATTCATTGCACACACTCGATCCAGCGATTTATGCACAAGGATGCTGCGAGATAAGAATGAAATTGTAGGAACTCAAATAATTTCAGTGTAAGAATTACACCATTCAACGCATCACATGTATGTCAATCTTAGAGCAATCATTCGGGAAAACAAAGAATTCATGTTATATCACACTGATTCTGTCAGTATCATTTCATTCTGCAAACCCTTTTCTCGATAAATAtaatcaaaagattcaaaactAATGAATGGAAGCTCAGGATGTCTATCATTCCCTGTGAAAATACATGATAATCAATGCTGTATCTCCAATACTCTCGGTAGATATATCCTTTGGAAACCAAGAGCTGACAATACTACTTCCAGATTGATCACTTAATCTCGCCGACCACTTATCAACAAGCCTAAAACCAAATTGCGAAGCAGCTGAAAGTAAAGATGGTTCATCAACTCGGCGCCACACATGGCACAGAACTAATACGGGTTGCTGGTCCTCACTATTGCTTCTGTTTGTCGAAATCAATTCCCTGGCAGTGGCAAACAAGGGAAAAATAGCTTCAGGAACGTACGTTACATCGGTGCCTATGATGACATCAAAGCCCTCACTATTGATTTCCTTGATAGCTTCTATATGTTCTCTGTTTCCCCAATCTAGTACCTTTGTTGACAGTTTAGCAAGCAGTGGTGGTCCAAGGTTAGAATTTACATTTCGGCTCAACAGTTTGAGGGCTTGTGTATCACCATCAGTAGCAACCACAAGGTCAGCTGATTTAACAGCGGTCATAGAGCAGATGCCCCCACAGCCACACCCCAACTCCAAAACTTTTTTCCCAGCAACAGTAATTGGATTTTCTGCAAGGACAGAAGCCATCAAACGGGCCGATTCCCACAGCATCAATCCAGTTGATTTACAAGTGTGTTGGTACTCCTTGGAAAGCGCCTCAATCTTGAAGTTCATCCCTTTGAGGTTGACCTCAATGATCTGCACAATGAACAAAAGAGAATTAGATACATGGACATTTGGGAAGGTGGTAAAATGTACATATTCTGGTTCAACTAGTGAAGTTAAAGCAGGCAAACCAGTGTACGAGGAGACAGAAAGAAGCTGAACATAAATCTAAGCTCTACCTCGTTGTTATTGGAAGGTGAAATAccaaacatttcagccaaaccCTCGGACATGTCAACTTCATTGTTGTTCATAGAATCCTTCAGATTGTTCTCCTTGAGCTCCAACTCCTGAATGTCTTGACCAATAATGCCTACCTTGACTTCACCTTCTGTACTCGAAAAAGAATTTAAACCATCTGAAAATTGGAACACAGCTTGGAGCCAACGCCTATGATCACAAAGCAACACAATTGCAccaaaaataatgttaaaaGAGAAGTACCATCCAACATACCCAACGGAAAAGAAAAATTTAAGATTTGCaagcaaaaataataatttagtgCACCATTGAACATTTACCGATTCATCACCAACTCACGTGCTCGGTTTTCAACTTGTTTGCAGCATAAACCAAATTCTTTAACATCAAACCCATTTTCTTTAAACAAACTTGTCAAGAAGTCATTTGAGAAATAGAATGCACGCTGAATGACAAAAAATTGGAAGATACACTATGAGTACgtgatataataatataattgcaACATCAAGAAACAAACATATTTCGATACTTACAGTGCCATCACCCC
Protein-coding regions in this window:
- the LOC119996020 gene encoding uncharacterized protein LOC119996020, which gives rise to MDSVVQDSADQQPQPQKIQIYPTVTTGVSPFWRDKYERDAMKYWDRFYRQHEDRFFKDRHYLDKEWGQYFSGARGKALLEVGCGAGNAIFPLIATYPEIFVHACDFSSRAVDLVKTHKDYTENRVNAFVCDLTIDDLSRHISPSSIDVVTMIFVLSAVSPEKMFLVLRNIKRVLRPNGYVLFRDYATGDLAQERFSCKDQKISENFYVRGDGTRAFYFSNDFLTSLFKENGFDVKEFGLCCKQVENRARELVMNRRWLQAVFQFSDGLNSFSSTEGEVKVGIIGQDIQELELKENNLKDSMNNNEVDMSEGLAEMFGISPSNNNEIIEVNLKGMNFKIEALSKEYQHTCKSTGLMLWESARLMASVLAENPITVAGKKVLELGCGCGGICSMTAVKSADLVVATDGDTQALKLLSRNVNSNLGPPLLAKLSTKVLDWGNREHIEAIKEINSEGFDVIIGTDVTYVPEAIFPLFATARELISTNRSNSEDQQPVLVLCHVWRRVDEPSLLSAASQFGFRLVDKWSARLSDQSGSSIVSSWFPKDISTESIGDTALIIMYFHRE